The following proteins are co-located in the Acinetobacter shaoyimingii genome:
- the nirD gene encoding nitrite reductase small subunit NirD produces the protein MTILKEMNELEWVEICDLEDITPNTGVGALLNDQQIAIFRVGTEKRVYALSNQDPFSQAFVMSRGILGDLQGERVVASPIYKQHFSLATGRCLEDKDQKLLVFPSKIEQGKIFVSPTPQKTYITNNSSSQEKMKLVLVGNGLAGMRCLEDLLDMAPERYDITVIGEEPWGNYNRIMLSPVLSGDKTIEDIMLHPHAWYRDKGIRFIAGDPVIRIDRPRKQVHTQNGIVVDYDRMILATGSKPFVPPIAGTELKGVISFRDIYDVNTMLEYCKNKKNAVVIGGGLLGLEAAYGLKQRGMNVTVLHLMDRIMDRQLDAKASQMLKASIEAKGIQIITEANTECLIGQDGHVSQLRLKDGTVLDADLVVFAVGIRPNIALAQSAGLRCNRGVLVNDTMQTYDPSIYAVGECIEHRGQTFGLVEPLWGQAFICASHLAEHGSLTFKAPTVPTQLKVSGCDVFSAGHFQPEDDFEDIILNDEKRQIYKRIIVQQDKVVGAVLFGDTEDGAWYAELIADQTPITSIRNKLLFGKDFALKKAG, from the coding sequence ATGACCATCTTAAAAGAAATGAATGAACTTGAGTGGGTCGAAATTTGTGATTTAGAAGACATCACGCCAAATACAGGTGTTGGGGCACTCTTGAATGATCAGCAAATTGCAATTTTTCGTGTAGGTACTGAAAAACGTGTCTATGCCTTAAGTAATCAAGATCCTTTTAGCCAAGCTTTTGTGATGTCCCGCGGTATTTTGGGCGATTTACAAGGCGAGCGTGTGGTGGCATCGCCCATCTATAAACAGCATTTTAGTTTAGCCACAGGGCGTTGCTTGGAAGATAAAGATCAAAAATTACTGGTTTTTCCAAGCAAAATTGAACAGGGCAAAATCTTTGTTAGTCCTACACCACAAAAAACCTATATCACCAATAATTCAAGCAGTCAGGAAAAAATGAAATTGGTCTTGGTGGGCAATGGTTTGGCAGGTATGCGCTGTCTAGAAGATTTACTAGATATGGCACCCGAACGTTATGACATCACTGTGATAGGTGAAGAACCATGGGGCAATTACAATCGTATTATGCTGTCGCCTGTATTATCGGGAGATAAAACCATTGAAGACATCATGCTGCATCCACATGCATGGTATCGGGACAAAGGTATTCGTTTCATTGCAGGTGATCCTGTGATACGCATTGACCGTCCACGCAAGCAGGTACATACCCAAAATGGCATTGTGGTTGACTATGACCGAATGATTTTAGCCACAGGCTCTAAACCTTTTGTACCACCCATTGCAGGCACAGAGTTAAAGGGAGTCATCAGTTTCCGCGATATTTATGATGTGAATACCATGTTGGAATATTGCAAAAACAAGAAAAATGCAGTGGTGATTGGCGGCGGATTACTTGGACTTGAAGCGGCTTATGGTCTGAAGCAACGTGGGATGAATGTCACTGTTTTACATTTGATGGATCGTATTATGGATCGGCAACTCGATGCTAAAGCCAGTCAGATGTTGAAAGCATCGATTGAAGCCAAAGGTATTCAGATCATTACGGAAGCCAATACTGAATGCTTAATAGGACAAGATGGGCATGTCAGTCAATTGCGTTTAAAAGATGGAACTGTGTTAGATGCAGATTTGGTGGTCTTTGCGGTTGGTATTCGTCCGAATATTGCACTCGCGCAAAGTGCAGGTTTGCGCTGTAACCGTGGTGTATTGGTCAATGACACCATGCAGACCTATGACCCAAGTATTTATGCAGTCGGTGAATGTATTGAACATCGCGGGCAAACCTTTGGACTGGTTGAACCTTTATGGGGGCAGGCTTTTATTTGTGCTTCGCACTTGGCTGAGCATGGCAGTCTTACTTTTAAAGCGCCGACTGTACCAACGCAGTTAAAAGTCAGTGGTTGTGATGTGTTTTCAGCAGGTCATTTCCAGCCTGAAGATGACTTTGAAGACATCATTTTAAATGATGAGAAACGTCAAATTTATAAACGCATTATT
- the nirB gene encoding nitrite reductase large subunit NirB: MKIIMIGHGMVGHKFIESVLEHAGDEVEITILAEEPRLAYDRVHLTEYFSGKSAKDLTLCRADFADAYGIDLRLSTKAVAIDQVNKTVTTHQGDVLSFDKLILATGSYAFVPPIPGNDRENCFVYRTIDDLDAIRNASLNAKTGVVIGGGLLGLEAAKALRDLNLETHVVEFAPRLMAVQIDDLGGKVLRAKIENLGVKVHTQKATSCIENGTSAKHVMKFADGTELETDIILFSAGIRPRDELARQSGLSVGERGGIVINEYCQTSNADIYAIGECALWNNKIFGLVAPGYDMARIAAKHVMEQVCSEFTGADMSTKLKLMGVDVASVGDAHAMTPHSLSYFYADEAAQIYKKIVVSQDKTKLLGAVLVGCAKEYNDLLQMMLNGLELPENPESLIMPGFDQAVAKSGGSGVDLLPDSATICSCNNVSKADICSAIADGSTSLGALKKCTKAATACGGCAPLVTQVLKAELQRQGVTVNNHLCEHFAYSRQELYHLVRVNEIQTFDDLIQQHGHGLGCDICKPTVGNILASCWNDFVLKPKHAGLQDSNDYYLGNIQKDGSYSVVPRMAGGEVTPDGLIAIGQIAKEYGLYTKLTGGQRVDMFGAQVHQLPEIWEKLIQAGFESGHAYGKSLRTVKSCVGSTWCRYGVDDSVGLAIYLENRYKGLRSPHKLKMAVSGCTRECAEAQSKDVGVIATEKGWNLYVCGNGGMKPRHAELLASDLDTQTLVKYIDRFFMFYIQTADRLQRTSVWRDNLEGGLDYLKDVIVFDSLGVADELERRMRHVVGTYQDEWRTAIEDPEVRKRFKTFINAKTEQQNDPHIQFAEVRGQIRPKNQAERDANRIPVVEA; encoded by the coding sequence ATGAAAATCATCATGATTGGTCATGGGATGGTGGGACACAAATTTATTGAATCTGTACTGGAACACGCAGGCGATGAAGTTGAAATCACCATTTTGGCTGAAGAACCTCGTTTGGCATATGACCGTGTACATTTGACCGAATATTTTAGTGGAAAATCGGCAAAAGATTTAACGCTCTGTCGTGCTGACTTTGCCGATGCTTATGGGATTGATTTACGCTTAAGTACTAAAGCCGTAGCCATTGATCAAGTCAATAAAACAGTCACCACTCATCAAGGCGATGTACTGAGCTTTGACAAATTGATACTTGCAACAGGATCGTATGCCTTTGTACCTCCAATACCGGGCAATGACCGTGAAAATTGCTTTGTTTATCGAACTATCGACGATTTAGATGCCATCCGTAATGCAAGTTTAAATGCCAAAACTGGTGTGGTGATTGGCGGTGGTCTTCTCGGTTTAGAAGCTGCCAAAGCTTTACGTGATTTGAATCTGGAAACACATGTCGTTGAATTTGCGCCACGGTTGATGGCGGTACAAATTGATGATTTGGGGGGCAAGGTTTTACGTGCAAAAATTGAAAATCTGGGCGTAAAAGTGCATACCCAAAAAGCCACGTCCTGCATTGAGAACGGCACATCGGCAAAGCATGTCATGAAGTTTGCTGATGGCACTGAACTTGAAACTGACATCATCTTATTTTCAGCGGGCATTCGTCCACGGGATGAATTGGCACGTCAAAGTGGTTTGTCAGTTGGTGAACGTGGTGGCATCGTCATTAATGAGTATTGCCAAACGTCGAATGCTGATATTTATGCGATTGGTGAATGCGCACTCTGGAATAACAAGATTTTCGGTTTAGTGGCACCCGGTTATGACATGGCACGCATCGCAGCCAAACATGTGATGGAACAAGTATGTAGTGAATTTACTGGTGCTGATATGAGCACCAAGCTGAAACTCATGGGGGTAGATGTTGCATCAGTCGGTGATGCACATGCCATGACGCCACATTCACTCAGTTATTTCTATGCAGATGAAGCCGCACAGATCTATAAAAAGATTGTGGTGAGTCAAGACAAAACCAAACTGCTGGGTGCGGTCTTAGTAGGCTGTGCCAAAGAATATAACGATCTACTACAAATGATGCTGAACGGACTGGAGCTTCCTGAAAACCCTGAAAGTTTGATTATGCCAGGCTTCGATCAGGCAGTGGCAAAATCAGGTGGTAGCGGCGTCGATCTGTTACCCGACAGTGCCACCATTTGTTCATGTAATAACGTATCCAAGGCGGATATCTGTTCAGCAATTGCAGATGGATCAACTTCATTAGGCGCACTAAAAAAATGTACTAAAGCGGCAACTGCATGTGGGGGCTGTGCACCACTGGTCACCCAAGTCTTAAAAGCAGAATTGCAACGTCAAGGCGTCACAGTCAATAACCATTTATGTGAACACTTTGCTTACTCACGTCAAGAGCTGTATCACTTGGTTCGAGTCAATGAGATTCAAACTTTTGATGATCTGATCCAACAACATGGTCATGGGCTGGGCTGTGATATCTGTAAGCCGACGGTTGGAAATATTTTAGCCTCTTGCTGGAATGACTTTGTTTTAAAACCGAAACACGCAGGTTTACAAGACAGTAATGACTATTACCTCGGCAATATTCAAAAAGATGGTTCTTATTCAGTCGTACCTCGTATGGCAGGTGGTGAAGTTACGCCTGATGGTTTAATTGCCATCGGTCAGATTGCCAAAGAATATGGTTTATATACCAAACTTACAGGTGGTCAGCGTGTCGATATGTTTGGTGCTCAGGTGCATCAGCTCCCTGAGATTTGGGAAAAACTGATTCAAGCTGGTTTTGAGTCGGGTCATGCCTACGGAAAATCACTACGTACCGTGAAATCTTGTGTCGGCAGTACATGGTGCCGTTATGGTGTCGATGATTCAGTCGGCTTGGCGATCTATTTAGAGAATCGTTATAAGGGCTTACGTTCACCGCATAAACTAAAAATGGCGGTGTCGGGTTGTACCCGTGAATGTGCCGAAGCGCAAAGCAAAGATGTCGGTGTGATTGCCACCGAAAAAGGCTGGAACCTTTACGTTTGTGGTAATGGAGGCATGAAACCACGTCATGCAGAATTGCTCGCATCAGATCTCGATACGCAAACCTTAGTCAAGTATATCGACCGTTTCTTTATGTTCTATATTCAAACAGCTGATCGTTTACAACGCACATCGGTGTGGCGAGATAACCTTGAAGGCGGACTCGATTATTTAAAAGATGTGATTGTTTTTGATTCGCTTGGAGTAGCAGACGAGCTTGAACGCCGTATGCGTCATGTGGTTGGAACTTATCAGGATGAGTGGCGTACTGCTATTGAAGACCCAGAAGTGCGTAAACGCTTTAAGACATTTATTAATGCCAAGACTGAACAACAGAATGACCCACATATTCAATTTGCAGAAGTGCGAGGTCAAATTCGTCCTAAAAATCAGGCAGAGCGGGATGCAAATCGTATCCCCGTGGTTGAAGCTTAA